One Capricornis sumatraensis isolate serow.1 chromosome 8, serow.2, whole genome shotgun sequence genomic region harbors:
- the PLCB3 gene encoding 1-phosphatidylinositol 4,5-bisphosphate phosphodiesterase beta-3 isoform X2 — protein MEVDTLDISSIRDTRTGRYARLPKDPKIREVLGFGGPDARLEEKLMTVVAGPDPVNTTFLNFMAVQDDTAKVWSEELFKLAMNILAQNASRNTFLRKAYTKLKLQVNQDGRIPVKNILKMFSADKKRVETALESCGLNFNRSESIRPDEFSLEIFERFLNKLCLRPDIDKILLEIGAKGKPYLTLEQLMDFINQKQRDPRLNEVLYPPLRPSQARLLIEKYEPNKQFLERDQMSMEGFSRYLGGEENGILPLEALDLSADMTQPLSAYFINSSHNTYLTAGQLAGTSSVEMYRQALLWGCRCVELDVWKGRPPEEEPFITHGFTMTTEVPLRDVLEAIAETAFKTSPYPVILSFENHVDSAKQQAKMAEYCRSIFGDALLIDPLDKYPLAPGVPLPSPQDLMGRILVKNKKRHRLGSGVPDSSVRKRPLEQSNSALSESSATTEPSSPQLGSPSSDSCPGLSNGEEAGLEKPSLEPRKSLGEEGLQRGPDALGPAYREDEEEDEEEEEQTDPKKPTTDEGTASSEVNATEEMSTLVNYIEPVKFKSFEAARKRNKCFEMSSFVETKAMEQLTKSPMEFVEYNKQQLSRIYPKGTRVDSSNYMPQLFWNVGCQLVALNFQTLDVPMQLNAGVFEYNGRSGYLLKPEFMRRPDKSFDPFTEVIVDGIVANAVRVKVISGQFLSDRKVGIYVEVDMFGLPVDTRRKYRTRTSQGNSFNPVWDEEPFDFPKVVLPTLASLRIAAFEEGGKFVGHRILPVSAIRSGYHYICLRNEANQPLCLPALLIYTEASDYIPDDHQDYAEALINPIKHVSLMDQRAKQLAALIGESEAQSGPETSQETQTQQLGYQLNPHPTPSPLDASPRRPPGPATSPTSSSISSSISSPGQRDDLIASILSEVAPAPLDELRGHKALVKLRSRQERDFRELYKKHQRKAVALTRRLLDNLAQARAGSRCRQRPGVLGEDERAEEEEVSRYQEFQKKQVQSLLELREAQVDTEAERRLEHLQQAQLKLREVVLDAHMTQLKKLKEINEREKKELQKILDRKRHNSISEAKTREKHKKEAELTEINRRHITESVNSIRRLEEAQKQRQERLVAGQQQVLQQLAEEEPKLLAQLVQECQEQRERLPQEIRWSLLGETPEGLGDGHLVACASNGHAPGSSGHLPGTDSESQEETTKL, from the exons ATG GAGGTAGACACACTTGACATCAGTTCCATCAGGGACACCAGGACGGGCCGTTATGCCCGCCTGCCCAAG GACCCCAAGATCCGGGAGGTGTTGGGCTTCGGGGGCCCTGATGCCCGGTTGGAGGAGAAGCTGATGACAGTGGTGGCTGGGCCAGACCCGGTGAATACAACATTCTTGAACTTCATGGCTGTGCAGGACGATACAGCCAAG GTCTGGTCGGAGGAGCTCTTCAAGTTGGCTATGAACATCCTGGCTCAGAACGCCTCCCGGAACACCTTCTTGCGCAAAGC ATACACGAAGCTGAAGCTGCAGGTAAACCAGGATGGACGGATTCCAGTCAAGAA CATCCTGAAGATGTTCTCAGCAGACAAGAAGCGGGTAGAAACTGCACTGGAATCCTGTGGCCTCAATTTCAACCGA AGCGAGTCCATCCGGCCTGACGAGTTTTCCTTGGAAATCTTCGAGCGGTTCCTGAACAAGCTGTGTCTGCGGCCGGACATTGACAAGATCCTGCTAGAGAT AGGCGCCAAGGGCAAACCTTACCTGACACTGGAGCAGCTCATGGATTTCATCAACCAGAAGCAGCGGGACCCGCGGCTCAACGAAGTGCTGTACCCGCCTCTGCGGCCCTCCCAGGCCCGGCTGCTCATCGAGAAGTATGAGCCCAACAAGCAGTTCCTGGAGCGAG aCCAGATGTCCATGGAGGGCTTCAGCCGCTACCTGGGAGGTGAGGAGAACGGCATTCTGCCGCTTGAGGCCTTGGATCTGAGTGCAGACATGACCCAGCCGCTCAGTGCCTACTTCATCAATTCCTCGCATAACACCTATCTCACAG CGGGACAGCTGGCCGGAACCTCGTCGGTGGAGATGTACCGGCAGGCGCTGTTGTGGGGCTGCCGCTGCGTGGAGCTGGATGTGTGGAAGGGGCGGCCGCCCGAGGAGGAGCCGTTCATCACGCACGGCTTCACCATGACCACGGAGGTGCCGCTGAGAGACGTGCTCGAGGCCATCGCGGAGACCGCCTTCAAGACCTCGCCCTACCCCGTCATCCTCTCCTTTGAGAACCACGTGGACTC GGCGAAACAGCAGGCCAAGATGGCCGAGTACTGCCGCTCCATCTTTGGGGATGCTCTGCTCATCGACCCCCTGGACAAGTACCCG CTGGCCCCGGGCgtccccctgcccagcccccaggaCCTGATGGGCCGAATCCTGGTGAAGAACAAGAAGCGGCACCGACTCGGCAGCGGCGTCCCTGACAGCTCCGTGCGCAAGCGGCCGCTGgagcagagcaactcagccctGAGCGAGAGCTCCGCCACCACCGAGCCCTCTTCGCCCCAGCTTG GGTCCCCCAGCTCTGACAGCTGCCCAGGCCTGAGCAATGGGGAGGAGGCGGGCCTCGAGAAGCCCAGCCTGGAGCCTCGGAAGTCTCTGGGGGAGGAGGGTTTGCAGCGGGGCCCTGATGCTCTTGGACCTGCCTACCgggaggatgaggaggaggacGAGGAAGAGGAGGAACAGACGGACCCCAAAAAGCCGACCACGGATGAG GGCACCGCCAGCAGTGAGGTCAACGCCACTGAGGAAATGTCCACACTCGTCAACTACATTGAGCCTGTCAAGTTCAAGTCCTTCGAGGCTGCTCGAA AGAGGAACAAGTGCTTCGAGATGTCATCCTTCGTGGAGACCAAGGCCATGGAGCAACTGACCAAGAGCCCCATGGAGTTCGTGGA ATACAACAAGCAGCAGCTCAGCCGCATCTACCCCAAGGGCACCCGCGTGGACTCGTCCAACTACATGCCCCAGCTCTTCTGGAACGTGGGCTGCCAGCTCGTTGCACTCAACTTCCAGACCCTGG atgTGCCGATGCAGCTCAACGCCGGTGTGTTTGAGTACAACGGGCGCAGTGGCTACCTACTCAAGCCTGAGTTCATGCGGCGGCCGGACAAGTCCTTTGACCCCTTCACCGAAGTCATCGTGGACGGCATCGTGGCCAATGCCGTGCGGGTCAAG GTGATCTCGGGGCAGTTCCTGTCCGACAGGAAGGTGGGCATCTACGTGGAGGTGGACATGTTCGGGCTCCCCGTTGACACACGGCGCAAGTACCGCACACGGACCTCACAGGGGAACTCGTTCAACCCCGTGTGGGATGAGGAGCCATTCGACTTCCCCAAG GTGGTGCTGCCCACGCTGGCTTCGCTGCGCATCGCGGCCTTTGAGGAGGGGGGCAAGTTCGTGGGGCACCGGATCCTGCCTGTCTCCGCCATCCGCTCAG GGTACCATTACATCTGCCTGCGGAACGAGGCCAACCAGCCACTGTGCCTGCCAGCCCTGCTCATCTACACCGAGGCCTCCGACTACATCCCCGATGACCACCAGG acTATGCAGAGGCCCTGATCAACCCCATCAAGCATGTCAGCCTGATGGACCAGAGGGCCAAGCAGCTGGCTGCCCTCATTGGGGAGAGTGAG GCTCAGTCTGGCCCGGAGACAAGCCAGGAGACCCAGACTCAGCAGCTGGGGTACCAACTGAACCCACACCCCACGCCCAGCCCACTGGATGCCTCCCCGCGCCGGCCCCCAGGCCCCGCCACCTCCCCGACCAGCTCCTCCATCAGCTCCTCCATCAGCAGCCCAG GTCAGCGCGATGATCTCATCGCCAGCATCCTCTCAG AGGTGGCCCCGGCCCCGCTGGATGAGCTCCGAGGCCACAAGGCCCTGGTGAAGCTCCGGAGCCGGCAAGAGCGAGACTTCCGGGAGCTGTACAAGAAACATCAGCGGAAGGCTGTTGCCCTCACGCGCCGGTTGCTCGACAACCTGGCCCAGGCCCGCGCGGGGAGCAGGTGCCGACAGCGGCCCGGTGTCCT CGGGGAGGACGAGAGGGCAGAAGAGGAAGAGGTTAGCAGGTATCAAGAGTTCCAGAAGAAACAGGTGCAGAGTCTGCTGGAGCTGAGGGAGGCCCAGGTGGACACGGAGGCGGAGCGGAGGCTAGAGCATCTGCAGCAG GCTCAGCTGAAGCTCAGGGAGGTTGTCCTGGATGCTCACATGActcagctgaagaaactgaaggagaTAAACGAGAG GGAGAAGAAGGAACTGCAGAAGATCCTGGACAGGAAACGCCACAACAGTATCTCAGAGGCCAAGACCAGGGAGAAACACAAGAAGGAGGC GGAACTGACAGAAATTAACCGGCGGCACATCACTGAGTCAGTCAACTCCATCCGTCGG CTGGAGGAGGCCCAGAAGCAGCGGCAGGAACGCCTTGTGGCCGGGCAGCAGCAGGTCCTTCAACAGCTGGCGGAAGAGGAGCCCAAG CTGCTGGCCCAGCTGGTCCAGGAGTGTCAGGAGCAGCGGGAGAGGCTGCCCCA
- the PLCB3 gene encoding 1-phosphatidylinositol 4,5-bisphosphate phosphodiesterase beta-3 isoform X3, whose product MAGARPGVHALQLEPPTVVETLRRGSKFIKWDEEKLMTVVAGPDPVNTTFLNFMAVQDDTAKVWSEELFKLAMNILAQNASRNTFLRKAYTKLKLQVNQDGRIPVKNILKMFSADKKRVETALESCGLNFNRSESIRPDEFSLEIFERFLNKLCLRPDIDKILLEIGAKGKPYLTLEQLMDFINQKQRDPRLNEVLYPPLRPSQARLLIEKYEPNKQFLERDQMSMEGFSRYLGGEENGILPLEALDLSADMTQPLSAYFINSSHNTYLTAGQLAGTSSVEMYRQALLWGCRCVELDVWKGRPPEEEPFITHGFTMTTEVPLRDVLEAIAETAFKTSPYPVILSFENHVDSAKQQAKMAEYCRSIFGDALLIDPLDKYPLAPGVPLPSPQDLMGRILVKNKKRHRLGSGVPDSSVRKRPLEQSNSALSESSATTEPSSPQLGSPSSDSCPGLSNGEEAGLEKPSLEPRKSLGEEGLQRGPDALGPAYREDEEEDEEEEEQTDPKKPTTDEGTASSEVNATEEMSTLVNYIEPVKFKSFEAARKRNKCFEMSSFVETKAMEQLTKSPMEFVEYNKQQLSRIYPKGTRVDSSNYMPQLFWNVGCQLVALNFQTLDVPMQLNAGVFEYNGRSGYLLKPEFMRRPDKSFDPFTEVIVDGIVANAVRVKVISGQFLSDRKVGIYVEVDMFGLPVDTRRKYRTRTSQGNSFNPVWDEEPFDFPKVVLPTLASLRIAAFEEGGKFVGHRILPVSAIRSGYHYICLRNEANQPLCLPALLIYTEASDYIPDDHQDYAEALINPIKHVSLMDQRAKQLAALIGESEAQSGPETSQETQTQQLGYQLNPHPTPSPLDASPRRPPGPATSPTSSSISSSISSPGQRDDLIASILSEVAPAPLDELRGHKALVKLRSRQERDFRELYKKHQRKAVALTRRLLDNLAQARAGSRCRQRPGVLSGEDERAEEEEVSRYQEFQKKQVQSLLELREAQVDTEAERRLEHLQQAQLKLREVVLDAHMTQLKKLKEINEREKKELQKILDRKRHNSISEAKTREKHKKEAELTEINRRHITESVNSIRRLEEAQKQRQERLVAGQQQVLQQLAEEEPKLLAQLVQECQEQRERLPQEIRWSLLGETPEGLGDGHLVACASNGHAPGSSGHLPGTDSESQEETTKL is encoded by the exons ATGGCGGGCGCCAGGCCCGGCGTCCACGCGCTGCAGCTGGAGCCGCCCACCGTCGTGGAGACCCTGCGGCGCGGGAGTAAGTTCATCAAATGGGACGAG GAGAAGCTGATGACAGTGGTGGCTGGGCCAGACCCGGTGAATACAACATTCTTGAACTTCATGGCTGTGCAGGACGATACAGCCAAG GTCTGGTCGGAGGAGCTCTTCAAGTTGGCTATGAACATCCTGGCTCAGAACGCCTCCCGGAACACCTTCTTGCGCAAAGC ATACACGAAGCTGAAGCTGCAGGTAAACCAGGATGGACGGATTCCAGTCAAGAA CATCCTGAAGATGTTCTCAGCAGACAAGAAGCGGGTAGAAACTGCACTGGAATCCTGTGGCCTCAATTTCAACCGA AGCGAGTCCATCCGGCCTGACGAGTTTTCCTTGGAAATCTTCGAGCGGTTCCTGAACAAGCTGTGTCTGCGGCCGGACATTGACAAGATCCTGCTAGAGAT AGGCGCCAAGGGCAAACCTTACCTGACACTGGAGCAGCTCATGGATTTCATCAACCAGAAGCAGCGGGACCCGCGGCTCAACGAAGTGCTGTACCCGCCTCTGCGGCCCTCCCAGGCCCGGCTGCTCATCGAGAAGTATGAGCCCAACAAGCAGTTCCTGGAGCGAG aCCAGATGTCCATGGAGGGCTTCAGCCGCTACCTGGGAGGTGAGGAGAACGGCATTCTGCCGCTTGAGGCCTTGGATCTGAGTGCAGACATGACCCAGCCGCTCAGTGCCTACTTCATCAATTCCTCGCATAACACCTATCTCACAG CGGGACAGCTGGCCGGAACCTCGTCGGTGGAGATGTACCGGCAGGCGCTGTTGTGGGGCTGCCGCTGCGTGGAGCTGGATGTGTGGAAGGGGCGGCCGCCCGAGGAGGAGCCGTTCATCACGCACGGCTTCACCATGACCACGGAGGTGCCGCTGAGAGACGTGCTCGAGGCCATCGCGGAGACCGCCTTCAAGACCTCGCCCTACCCCGTCATCCTCTCCTTTGAGAACCACGTGGACTC GGCGAAACAGCAGGCCAAGATGGCCGAGTACTGCCGCTCCATCTTTGGGGATGCTCTGCTCATCGACCCCCTGGACAAGTACCCG CTGGCCCCGGGCgtccccctgcccagcccccaggaCCTGATGGGCCGAATCCTGGTGAAGAACAAGAAGCGGCACCGACTCGGCAGCGGCGTCCCTGACAGCTCCGTGCGCAAGCGGCCGCTGgagcagagcaactcagccctGAGCGAGAGCTCCGCCACCACCGAGCCCTCTTCGCCCCAGCTTG GGTCCCCCAGCTCTGACAGCTGCCCAGGCCTGAGCAATGGGGAGGAGGCGGGCCTCGAGAAGCCCAGCCTGGAGCCTCGGAAGTCTCTGGGGGAGGAGGGTTTGCAGCGGGGCCCTGATGCTCTTGGACCTGCCTACCgggaggatgaggaggaggacGAGGAAGAGGAGGAACAGACGGACCCCAAAAAGCCGACCACGGATGAG GGCACCGCCAGCAGTGAGGTCAACGCCACTGAGGAAATGTCCACACTCGTCAACTACATTGAGCCTGTCAAGTTCAAGTCCTTCGAGGCTGCTCGAA AGAGGAACAAGTGCTTCGAGATGTCATCCTTCGTGGAGACCAAGGCCATGGAGCAACTGACCAAGAGCCCCATGGAGTTCGTGGA ATACAACAAGCAGCAGCTCAGCCGCATCTACCCCAAGGGCACCCGCGTGGACTCGTCCAACTACATGCCCCAGCTCTTCTGGAACGTGGGCTGCCAGCTCGTTGCACTCAACTTCCAGACCCTGG atgTGCCGATGCAGCTCAACGCCGGTGTGTTTGAGTACAACGGGCGCAGTGGCTACCTACTCAAGCCTGAGTTCATGCGGCGGCCGGACAAGTCCTTTGACCCCTTCACCGAAGTCATCGTGGACGGCATCGTGGCCAATGCCGTGCGGGTCAAG GTGATCTCGGGGCAGTTCCTGTCCGACAGGAAGGTGGGCATCTACGTGGAGGTGGACATGTTCGGGCTCCCCGTTGACACACGGCGCAAGTACCGCACACGGACCTCACAGGGGAACTCGTTCAACCCCGTGTGGGATGAGGAGCCATTCGACTTCCCCAAG GTGGTGCTGCCCACGCTGGCTTCGCTGCGCATCGCGGCCTTTGAGGAGGGGGGCAAGTTCGTGGGGCACCGGATCCTGCCTGTCTCCGCCATCCGCTCAG GGTACCATTACATCTGCCTGCGGAACGAGGCCAACCAGCCACTGTGCCTGCCAGCCCTGCTCATCTACACCGAGGCCTCCGACTACATCCCCGATGACCACCAGG acTATGCAGAGGCCCTGATCAACCCCATCAAGCATGTCAGCCTGATGGACCAGAGGGCCAAGCAGCTGGCTGCCCTCATTGGGGAGAGTGAG GCTCAGTCTGGCCCGGAGACAAGCCAGGAGACCCAGACTCAGCAGCTGGGGTACCAACTGAACCCACACCCCACGCCCAGCCCACTGGATGCCTCCCCGCGCCGGCCCCCAGGCCCCGCCACCTCCCCGACCAGCTCCTCCATCAGCTCCTCCATCAGCAGCCCAG GTCAGCGCGATGATCTCATCGCCAGCATCCTCTCAG AGGTGGCCCCGGCCCCGCTGGATGAGCTCCGAGGCCACAAGGCCCTGGTGAAGCTCCGGAGCCGGCAAGAGCGAGACTTCCGGGAGCTGTACAAGAAACATCAGCGGAAGGCTGTTGCCCTCACGCGCCGGTTGCTCGACAACCTGGCCCAGGCCCGCGCGGGGAGCAGGTGCCGACAGCGGCCCGGTGTCCT AAGCGGGGAGGACGAGAGGGCAGAAGAGGAAGAGGTTAGCAGGTATCAAGAGTTCCAGAAGAAACAGGTGCAGAGTCTGCTGGAGCTGAGGGAGGCCCAGGTGGACACGGAGGCGGAGCGGAGGCTAGAGCATCTGCAGCAG GCTCAGCTGAAGCTCAGGGAGGTTGTCCTGGATGCTCACATGActcagctgaagaaactgaaggagaTAAACGAGAG GGAGAAGAAGGAACTGCAGAAGATCCTGGACAGGAAACGCCACAACAGTATCTCAGAGGCCAAGACCAGGGAGAAACACAAGAAGGAGGC GGAACTGACAGAAATTAACCGGCGGCACATCACTGAGTCAGTCAACTCCATCCGTCGG CTGGAGGAGGCCCAGAAGCAGCGGCAGGAACGCCTTGTGGCCGGGCAGCAGCAGGTCCTTCAACAGCTGGCGGAAGAGGAGCCCAAG CTGCTGGCCCAGCTGGTCCAGGAGTGTCAGGAGCAGCGGGAGAGGCTGCCCCA
- the PLCB3 gene encoding 1-phosphatidylinositol 4,5-bisphosphate phosphodiesterase beta-3 isoform X4 has translation MAVQDDTAKWLSQPLCPPFTPCSWILTPQVWSEELFKLAMNILAQNASRNTFLRKAYTKLKLQVNQDGRIPVKNILKMFSADKKRVETALESCGLNFNRSESIRPDEFSLEIFERFLNKLCLRPDIDKILLEIGAKGKPYLTLEQLMDFINQKQRDPRLNEVLYPPLRPSQARLLIEKYEPNKQFLERDQMSMEGFSRYLGGEENGILPLEALDLSADMTQPLSAYFINSSHNTYLTAGQLAGTSSVEMYRQALLWGCRCVELDVWKGRPPEEEPFITHGFTMTTEVPLRDVLEAIAETAFKTSPYPVILSFENHVDSAKQQAKMAEYCRSIFGDALLIDPLDKYPLAPGVPLPSPQDLMGRILVKNKKRHRLGSGVPDSSVRKRPLEQSNSALSESSATTEPSSPQLGSPSSDSCPGLSNGEEAGLEKPSLEPRKSLGEEGLQRGPDALGPAYREDEEEDEEEEEQTDPKKPTTDEGTASSEVNATEEMSTLVNYIEPVKFKSFEAARKRNKCFEMSSFVETKAMEQLTKSPMEFVEYNKQQLSRIYPKGTRVDSSNYMPQLFWNVGCQLVALNFQTLDVPMQLNAGVFEYNGRSGYLLKPEFMRRPDKSFDPFTEVIVDGIVANAVRVKVISGQFLSDRKVGIYVEVDMFGLPVDTRRKYRTRTSQGNSFNPVWDEEPFDFPKVVLPTLASLRIAAFEEGGKFVGHRILPVSAIRSGYHYICLRNEANQPLCLPALLIYTEASDYIPDDHQDYAEALINPIKHVSLMDQRAKQLAALIGESEAQSGPETSQETQTQQLGYQLNPHPTPSPLDASPRRPPGPATSPTSSSISSSISSPGQRDDLIASILSEVAPAPLDELRGHKALVKLRSRQERDFRELYKKHQRKAVALTRRLLDNLAQARAGSRCRQRPGVLSGEDERAEEEEVSRYQEFQKKQVQSLLELREAQVDTEAERRLEHLQQAQLKLREVVLDAHMTQLKKLKEINEREKKELQKILDRKRHNSISEAKTREKHKKEAELTEINRRHITESVNSIRRLEEAQKQRQERLVAGQQQVLQQLAEEEPKLLAQLVQECQEQRERLPQEIRWSLLGETPEGLGDGHLVACASNGHAPGSSGHLPGTDSESQEETTKL, from the exons ATGGCTGTGCAGGACGATACAGCCAAG TGGCTGAGCCAGCCCCTCTGTCCCCCATTCACCCCCTGCTCCTGGATCCTGACCCCTCAGGTCTGGTCGGAGGAGCTCTTCAAGTTGGCTATGAACATCCTGGCTCAGAACGCCTCCCGGAACACCTTCTTGCGCAAAGC ATACACGAAGCTGAAGCTGCAGGTAAACCAGGATGGACGGATTCCAGTCAAGAA CATCCTGAAGATGTTCTCAGCAGACAAGAAGCGGGTAGAAACTGCACTGGAATCCTGTGGCCTCAATTTCAACCGA AGCGAGTCCATCCGGCCTGACGAGTTTTCCTTGGAAATCTTCGAGCGGTTCCTGAACAAGCTGTGTCTGCGGCCGGACATTGACAAGATCCTGCTAGAGAT AGGCGCCAAGGGCAAACCTTACCTGACACTGGAGCAGCTCATGGATTTCATCAACCAGAAGCAGCGGGACCCGCGGCTCAACGAAGTGCTGTACCCGCCTCTGCGGCCCTCCCAGGCCCGGCTGCTCATCGAGAAGTATGAGCCCAACAAGCAGTTCCTGGAGCGAG aCCAGATGTCCATGGAGGGCTTCAGCCGCTACCTGGGAGGTGAGGAGAACGGCATTCTGCCGCTTGAGGCCTTGGATCTGAGTGCAGACATGACCCAGCCGCTCAGTGCCTACTTCATCAATTCCTCGCATAACACCTATCTCACAG CGGGACAGCTGGCCGGAACCTCGTCGGTGGAGATGTACCGGCAGGCGCTGTTGTGGGGCTGCCGCTGCGTGGAGCTGGATGTGTGGAAGGGGCGGCCGCCCGAGGAGGAGCCGTTCATCACGCACGGCTTCACCATGACCACGGAGGTGCCGCTGAGAGACGTGCTCGAGGCCATCGCGGAGACCGCCTTCAAGACCTCGCCCTACCCCGTCATCCTCTCCTTTGAGAACCACGTGGACTC GGCGAAACAGCAGGCCAAGATGGCCGAGTACTGCCGCTCCATCTTTGGGGATGCTCTGCTCATCGACCCCCTGGACAAGTACCCG CTGGCCCCGGGCgtccccctgcccagcccccaggaCCTGATGGGCCGAATCCTGGTGAAGAACAAGAAGCGGCACCGACTCGGCAGCGGCGTCCCTGACAGCTCCGTGCGCAAGCGGCCGCTGgagcagagcaactcagccctGAGCGAGAGCTCCGCCACCACCGAGCCCTCTTCGCCCCAGCTTG GGTCCCCCAGCTCTGACAGCTGCCCAGGCCTGAGCAATGGGGAGGAGGCGGGCCTCGAGAAGCCCAGCCTGGAGCCTCGGAAGTCTCTGGGGGAGGAGGGTTTGCAGCGGGGCCCTGATGCTCTTGGACCTGCCTACCgggaggatgaggaggaggacGAGGAAGAGGAGGAACAGACGGACCCCAAAAAGCCGACCACGGATGAG GGCACCGCCAGCAGTGAGGTCAACGCCACTGAGGAAATGTCCACACTCGTCAACTACATTGAGCCTGTCAAGTTCAAGTCCTTCGAGGCTGCTCGAA AGAGGAACAAGTGCTTCGAGATGTCATCCTTCGTGGAGACCAAGGCCATGGAGCAACTGACCAAGAGCCCCATGGAGTTCGTGGA ATACAACAAGCAGCAGCTCAGCCGCATCTACCCCAAGGGCACCCGCGTGGACTCGTCCAACTACATGCCCCAGCTCTTCTGGAACGTGGGCTGCCAGCTCGTTGCACTCAACTTCCAGACCCTGG atgTGCCGATGCAGCTCAACGCCGGTGTGTTTGAGTACAACGGGCGCAGTGGCTACCTACTCAAGCCTGAGTTCATGCGGCGGCCGGACAAGTCCTTTGACCCCTTCACCGAAGTCATCGTGGACGGCATCGTGGCCAATGCCGTGCGGGTCAAG GTGATCTCGGGGCAGTTCCTGTCCGACAGGAAGGTGGGCATCTACGTGGAGGTGGACATGTTCGGGCTCCCCGTTGACACACGGCGCAAGTACCGCACACGGACCTCACAGGGGAACTCGTTCAACCCCGTGTGGGATGAGGAGCCATTCGACTTCCCCAAG GTGGTGCTGCCCACGCTGGCTTCGCTGCGCATCGCGGCCTTTGAGGAGGGGGGCAAGTTCGTGGGGCACCGGATCCTGCCTGTCTCCGCCATCCGCTCAG GGTACCATTACATCTGCCTGCGGAACGAGGCCAACCAGCCACTGTGCCTGCCAGCCCTGCTCATCTACACCGAGGCCTCCGACTACATCCCCGATGACCACCAGG acTATGCAGAGGCCCTGATCAACCCCATCAAGCATGTCAGCCTGATGGACCAGAGGGCCAAGCAGCTGGCTGCCCTCATTGGGGAGAGTGAG GCTCAGTCTGGCCCGGAGACAAGCCAGGAGACCCAGACTCAGCAGCTGGGGTACCAACTGAACCCACACCCCACGCCCAGCCCACTGGATGCCTCCCCGCGCCGGCCCCCAGGCCCCGCCACCTCCCCGACCAGCTCCTCCATCAGCTCCTCCATCAGCAGCCCAG GTCAGCGCGATGATCTCATCGCCAGCATCCTCTCAG AGGTGGCCCCGGCCCCGCTGGATGAGCTCCGAGGCCACAAGGCCCTGGTGAAGCTCCGGAGCCGGCAAGAGCGAGACTTCCGGGAGCTGTACAAGAAACATCAGCGGAAGGCTGTTGCCCTCACGCGCCGGTTGCTCGACAACCTGGCCCAGGCCCGCGCGGGGAGCAGGTGCCGACAGCGGCCCGGTGTCCT AAGCGGGGAGGACGAGAGGGCAGAAGAGGAAGAGGTTAGCAGGTATCAAGAGTTCCAGAAGAAACAGGTGCAGAGTCTGCTGGAGCTGAGGGAGGCCCAGGTGGACACGGAGGCGGAGCGGAGGCTAGAGCATCTGCAGCAG GCTCAGCTGAAGCTCAGGGAGGTTGTCCTGGATGCTCACATGActcagctgaagaaactgaaggagaTAAACGAGAG GGAGAAGAAGGAACTGCAGAAGATCCTGGACAGGAAACGCCACAACAGTATCTCAGAGGCCAAGACCAGGGAGAAACACAAGAAGGAGGC GGAACTGACAGAAATTAACCGGCGGCACATCACTGAGTCAGTCAACTCCATCCGTCGG CTGGAGGAGGCCCAGAAGCAGCGGCAGGAACGCCTTGTGGCCGGGCAGCAGCAGGTCCTTCAACAGCTGGCGGAAGAGGAGCCCAAG CTGCTGGCCCAGCTGGTCCAGGAGTGTCAGGAGCAGCGGGAGAGGCTGCCCCA